In Streptomyces sp. NBC_00569, a single genomic region encodes these proteins:
- a CDS encoding LppU/SCO3897 family protein — MSQLPPLGGPSVSHTPAQIRRNRLIFLGLILVLAGLVVFWALGPYETKDQSATLKAGDCFENIGTDKEAKAKKLDCTDAHADYKVLKMDRDGVVDTFSCSGVPGTTGSLTQSGSGDWFVVCFKENDEQGRK, encoded by the coding sequence GTGTCCCAACTACCGCCCCTGGGCGGCCCGAGCGTCTCGCACACCCCGGCGCAGATACGACGCAACCGCCTCATCTTCCTCGGTCTGATCCTGGTCCTCGCGGGTTTGGTGGTGTTCTGGGCCTTGGGCCCGTACGAGACGAAGGACCAGTCCGCGACGCTGAAGGCCGGTGACTGCTTTGAGAACATCGGGACGGACAAGGAAGCGAAGGCCAAGAAGCTCGACTGCACTGACGCGCACGCCGACTACAAGGTCCTGAAGATGGACAGGGACGGAGTCGTCGATACCTTCTCGTGCTCCGGCGTCCCGGGCACGACCGGTTCGCTCACCCAGTCAGGCTCCGGAGATTGGTTCGTCGTCTGCTTCAAGGAAAACGACGAGCAGGGCAGGAAATAG
- a CDS encoding PP2C family protein-serine/threonine phosphatase codes for MAGIEKGIHPRQPHVPDLHERLRAELGRIDEQLRSLLDAMDRLQGLLDAVVSISREVELPAVLHRIVTTAMELVGARYGAMGVLDESGDHLERFIAAGLSEQERADLAEAGFPRGHGVLGHLIRHPEPLRVESILSHPSSTGFPAGHPRMRTLLGVAISVRGEIYGDLYLSERRDGQPFDTHDENVVVALAGAAGIAIENVRLFERVRVGAEQFQRLLLPTLPDLRPFTAAAIYRPAAEPSQLGGDWYDAIPLPGNVVAVVIGDVVGHDLRAAASMASTRNMLRALLFEGGDAPGAVLTQLDRTLQAITNNPVTTTTLARIEPAGPGWRLHWSTAGHVPPLLIVPGRRAESLFAEPGVPLGVDTEQPRPDHSRYLPADSTVVFFTDGLVEHPARSIEESLAELAALATLYAALPLPEFVQALAEHHPSDGHDDMAVLALRTPPA; via the coding sequence ATGGCGGGAATCGAGAAGGGCATCCATCCGAGGCAGCCGCACGTACCCGACCTGCACGAACGTCTGCGTGCCGAGCTGGGCCGGATCGACGAGCAGTTGCGGTCTCTGCTGGACGCCATGGACCGGCTGCAGGGTCTGCTGGACGCGGTGGTGTCCATCAGCCGGGAGGTCGAGCTGCCCGCGGTGCTGCACCGCATCGTGACCACTGCCATGGAGCTGGTCGGTGCCCGCTACGGGGCGATGGGTGTGCTCGACGAGTCCGGAGACCATCTGGAGCGGTTCATCGCGGCCGGTCTGTCCGAGCAGGAACGCGCTGACCTGGCGGAGGCCGGCTTCCCCCGTGGGCACGGGGTCCTGGGGCACCTGATTCGCCACCCAGAGCCCCTGCGCGTGGAGAGCATCCTGTCTCATCCGTCGTCCACCGGGTTCCCGGCCGGGCACCCGCGCATGCGCACCCTGCTCGGTGTCGCGATCAGCGTCCGCGGCGAGATCTACGGTGACCTCTACCTCTCCGAGCGGCGCGACGGACAGCCTTTCGACACCCACGACGAGAACGTCGTCGTCGCCCTGGCCGGCGCCGCCGGGATCGCGATCGAGAACGTCCGCCTGTTCGAGCGGGTACGGGTCGGAGCCGAGCAGTTTCAGCGGCTGCTGCTGCCGACGCTTCCCGACCTGCGGCCTTTCACCGCGGCCGCGATCTACCGGCCCGCAGCAGAGCCCAGTCAGCTCGGCGGTGACTGGTACGACGCCATCCCGTTGCCCGGCAATGTCGTGGCGGTCGTCATCGGTGATGTGGTCGGGCACGATCTGCGGGCCGCGGCCTCCATGGCCTCCACCCGCAACATGCTGCGCGCTCTGTTGTTCGAAGGGGGCGATGCGCCCGGCGCCGTCCTCACCCAGCTCGACCGCACACTGCAAGCCATCACGAACAATCCCGTCACCACCACGACGCTGGCGCGGATCGAACCGGCCGGACCGGGCTGGCGCCTCCACTGGAGTACCGCGGGCCACGTCCCGCCACTGCTGATCGTCCCTGGGCGCCGGGCGGAATCCCTGTTCGCCGAGCCGGGTGTGCCCCTCGGCGTCGACACCGAACAACCCCGCCCCGATCACTCCCGGTACCTGCCCGCTGACTCCACGGTCGTCTTCTTCACGGACGGGCTGGTCGAACACCCCGCCCGGTCCATCGAGGAGAGCCTCGCCGAGCTCGCCGCCCTCGCCACCCTGTACGCCGCCCTGCCCCTGCCGGAATTCGTTCAGGCACTGGCCGAGCACCACCCCAGCGACGGTCACGACGACATGGCCGTCCTCGCCCTGCGCACCCCGCCCGCCTGA